A region from the Penaeus monodon isolate SGIC_2016 chromosome 17, NSTDA_Pmon_1, whole genome shotgun sequence genome encodes:
- the LOC119583849 gene encoding glucose-1-phosphate adenylyltransferase-like, with translation MRAVLLAAGYGTRLDRDLRNDESGRYTHLIGVPKPLLPIGQHPLLSHWIHIFKQCSAISAIVVVVNELHKELYEKWAASLDMKVSIVSDGSICNDKRSGAVACMQLGLQEKKEDTLFIAGDTLFKKDFSFGGVISEFCNLQIKNKGACLILSAPVAEENVSKHGIIEVSDSERVTKFVEKPQPSETTSRLQCPCFYIISRESLQHLEDFLEEMRDKPLKTRDATGTFISELINRAPVYAHHVSHRYDVGNLQSYLQCHEDFL, from the exons ATGCGAGCTGTACTGCTAGCGGCTGGTTATGGGACAAG ATTAGATCGTGATTTACGGAACGATGAAAGTGGCCGCTACACTCACCTTATTGGTGTCCCAAAGCCTCTGCTCCCGATTGGTCAGCATCCACTCCTTAGTCACTGGATCCACATCTTTAAGCAGTGCAGTGCAATATCAGCCATTGTGGTGGTGGTAAATGAATTGCATAAAGAATT ATATGAAAAATGGGCAGCCTCATTAGATATGAAAGTGAGTATTGTCAGTGATGGCTCCATTTGCAATGATAAGAGATCAGGTGCTGTTGCATGTATGCAGCTTGGTttgcaggaaaagaaagaagatacacTGTTCATTGCAGG GGATACCTTGTTTAAGAAAGATTTTTCTTTTGGTGGTGTAATATCAGAATTCTGTAatcttcaaataaaaaataaaggtgcttgcTTAATACTGAGTGCACCAGTTGCTGAAGAAAATGTATCTAAA CATGGGATAATAGAAGTGTCAGACTCAGAAAGGGTGACTAAATTTGTTGAAAAACCCCAACCATCGGAAACTACATCAAGGCTCCAGTGTCcatgtttttacattatttcaagAGAAAGTTTGCAACATCTGGAG GACTTTTTAGAAGAAATGAGGGACAAGCCCCTGAAGACACGTGATGCAACAGGAACATTCATATCTGAACTTATAAATCGAGCTCCTGTCTACGCCCATCATGTCAGTCATCGATATGATGTTGGTAATCTTCAGTCTTACCTTCAGTGCCATGAAGACTTTTTGTAA
- the LOC119583850 gene encoding uncharacterized protein LOC119583850 gives MRAVLLAAGYGTRLDRDLRNDESGLYTHLIGVPKPLLPIGQHPLLSHWIHIFKQCSAISTIVVVVNELHKELYKKWAASLGTKVSIVSDGSACNDQRSGAVACMQLGLQEKKEDTLFIAGDTLLKKEFSLDAVIKDFQKLQTNNKGACLILSAPVAEENVSKTGIIELSAKGRVTRFVEKPQPSEIASRIQSPCFYIISREGLQHLEMFLKEKKDKPLMTRDATGTFISELIHRSPVYTYHVSKRYDVGNLQSYIDCHQDFLKETMKSNCRVKQ, from the exons ATGCGAGCGGTTCTACTAGCGGCTGGTTATGGGACAAG ATTGGACCGCGATTTAAGGAATGATGAAAGTGGCCTCTACACTCATCTTATTGGTGTCCCAAAGCCTCTGCTCCCGATTGGCCAGCATCCACTCCTTAGTCACTGGATCCACATCTTTAAGCAGTGCAGTGCAATATCAACCATCGTGGTGGTGGTAAATGAATTGCATAAAGAACT atatAAAAAGTGGGCAGCATCTCTTGGTACCAAAGTGAGTATTGTCAGTGATGGTTCTGCTTGCAATGATCAGAGATCAGGGGCTGTTGCATGTATGCAGCTTGGTTtacaggagaagaaagaagatacgCTGTTCATTGCAGG agatacGTTGTTAAAGAAAGAATTTTCTCTTGATGCTGTAATTAAAGATTTTCAGAAActtcaaacaaacaataaaggtGCTTGCTTAATACTAAGTGCACCAGTTGCAGAAGAAAATGTATCTAAA ACTGGGATAATAGAATTATCAGCCAAAGGAAGGGTGACTAGATTTGTCGAAAAGCCTCAACCGTCAGAAATTGCATCAAGGATCCAGTCTCCATGCTTTTACATCATCTCAAGAGAGGGTTTGCAACATCTTGag ATGTttctaaaagagaagaaagacaagccCCTAATGACACGAGATGCAACAGGAACCTTTATATCCGAGCTTATTCACCGTTCTCCTGTCTACACCTATCATGTTAGTAAACGGTATGATGTTGGTAATCTTCAGTCTTATATTGACTGTCATCAAGACTTTTTAAAAGAAACTATGAAGAGCAACTGTCGTGTGAAACAGTGA